In one Grus americana isolate bGruAme1 chromosome 1, bGruAme1.mat, whole genome shotgun sequence genomic region, the following are encoded:
- the LRTM2 gene encoding leucine-rich repeat and transmembrane domain-containing protein 2, whose amino-acid sequence MLPTTAGHRWRSRFLMRWQEACLLGCWLSLCAAESFFACPSSCKCNSGNLEVDCSGLGLSSIPSDIPTNTRTFLFLNNKLSILPGAVFSNLSALQRLDLSNNFLDQLPQNIFSDLGNLTELQLRNNSIRALDKDLLQHTALLRQLDLSINGLAQIPSGIFDDLPALRSLSLRSNRLQSLDRVTFEPLTSLQQLQVGDNPWECDCNLRDFKHWMEWFSYRGGKIDQLACTLPKELKGKDMRMVPMEMFNYCSQLDDENSSTVLDNTGPPCTKGSPTPSKSKSGPEAEVEPSVGCPQKQRYRPVSVRRAIGTVIIAGVVCGIVCIMMVVAAAYGCIYASLMAKYHRELKKRQPLMGDTEGEHEEQKQISSVA is encoded by the exons TGCTCGGCTGTTGGCTGTCGCTATGTGCTGCCGAGTCCTTCTTTGCTTGCCCTTCCTCCTGCAAGTGTAACAGTGGCAACCTGGAAGTGGACTGTAGCGGCTTGGGCCTCTCTTCCATCCCCTCAGACATCCCCACAAACACCAGGACCTTCCTCTTTCTCAACAACAAACTCAGCATCCTGCCGGGAGCAGTGTTTTCCAACCTCTCTGCCCTACAGAGGCTGGATCTATCCAACAACTTCTTGGACCAGCTCCCTCAGAACATCTTCAGTGACCTGGGGAACCTCACAGAGCTCCAGCTGAGGAACAACAGCATCCGGGCCTTGGACAAGGACCTGCTACAACACACGGCCCTGCTTCGCCAGCTGGATCTCTCCATCAACGGACTGGCCCAGATACCCTCGGGCATCTTTGACGACCTGCCTGCTCTCCGCTCCCTCTCTCTCAGGTCCAATCGCCTGCAGAGCCTGGACAGGGTGACCTTCGAACCGCTAACCAGCCTGCAGCAACTCCAAGTTGGGGATAACCCCTGGGAATGCGACTGCAACCTCCGAGACTTCAAGCACTGGATGGAGTGGTTCTCCTACCGAG GTGGGAAAATCGACCAGCTGGCATGTACCCTGCCTAAGGAGCTGAAAGGGAAGGATATGCGAATGGTACCTATGGAGATGTTTAACTACTGCTCCCAGCTGGATGATGAGAATAGCTCTACTGTGCTGGACAATACTGGCCCACCCTGCACTAAAGGAAGCCCAACTCCTTCCAAATCAAAATCGGGCCCAGAAGCAGAGGTGGAGCCCAGTGTGGGATGCCCTCAGAAACAGCGATATAGGCCTGTGAGCGTGCGCCGGGCTATTGGCACTGTGATCATCGCAGGGGTGGTTTGCGGCATTGTTTGCATCATGATGGTGGTGGCAGCTGCTTATGGTTGCATCTATGCTTCCCTCATGGCCAAGTACCACCGGGAGCTGAAAAAGAGGCAGCCGCTCATGGGTGACACAGAAGGTGAACATGAAGAGCAAAAACAAATCTCTTCTGTGGCATGA